The stretch of DNA atttccCCCTTCATGTGTGCCATCTAGCCAGGTGGGCCCAGGAAAAAGTGATGAAGCAGCAGTGCTGCTGAGTCCCATCCACAGCAAAGTGGAATCAATAGGAAGCAAATTAAAAGTAATGGTGGGCTGAATTCACAATGGAGAGACGATTACTCATGAAAGCTAATAAAAAGCGTTTGAGGACAACTTCTGCAACCTTCACTacagttaaatatatatatacatatatagactATACTGCAtctgcgtgtgtatgtgtgtccactTTGCAAAGAGTAAATCATATGGTCATTACAGGGTAAAATGATTCACATtggaatataaatgaaattcaCACCGTTTAAATTATTCTATGTCCACCTCAAAACGACAGATTTTTACGTTTTTCCCACGTGGCATCTAAGCAGAACCAAGGACAGCGCCAGATTGCGCCTGAGAGCTGCGTCAGGACGTCTTTTCACGGTTGGAGAGCTGGAGACGCACAAAGAACATCTCAGAGcaacacaacaacctgaggagCTGTGTCACCTATCAAGGATGCACAGcaacatatctgtttttttgtgttaatttcAAAAACCTAGACTGCTTTTCAATGTATGCTGTTATTTAAATAGCACAGAAGCTGGTGCAAGAACCTAAAATccgtttttcatcatttttttccccaacaaaTGAAGCATTTGGATCTACAAATGACTTTAGTGGACATCCTCGAGGTCCTGgattaaaagttaaaatgtctgGAGAATTAACCGACACTAACTGCGAAGGATCAGCAGGGACAGTTTATGCTGCATCCGTCAACTTCAGCTGCATTTTCAGCACTACCAACCGCTCATACGGCGATGACTTCCACCTGTCAGACTTTGACAAAACTGATGTTGTGGGAGATGGCGCCGCTGTTGTGAGGATTGTCATCTCTGTCATTTACTCTCTGGTTTGTGCGCTGGGTCTGGTTGGGAACTTACTGGTCCTGTACCTCATGAAGTCTAAACAAGTATGGAAAAAATCCTCCATCAATCTTTTCGTAACTAGTTTGGCAGTGACTGACTTCCAGTTCGTCCTGACTCTGCCGTTCTGGGCGGTGGAAAACGCGCTGGACTTCACTTGGCTTTTCGGCAAAGCCATGTGCAAGATAGTCTCCTATGTGACCGCTATGAACATGTACGCCAGTGTGTTTTTCCTGACTGCTATGAGCGTGGCGAGGTACTGGTCGCTCGCCTCTGCCCTGAAGGGCAGGCGGCGGCGGCCACCGTGCTGCTCCGCGCGGTGCATCACCGTCTTCATCTGGTTCGCCGCTGTCTCCGCCGCGCTGCCGCACGCAGTTTTCTCCACAACCGTCACAGTTTCCAACGAGGACCTGTGCCTCGTCAAATTCCCGGAAACCAACGGGACCGCGCAGTTTTGGCTGGGGCTCTATCACTCTCAGAAAGTGCTGCTGGGTTTTGTGGTGCCACTGGGAATAATCTCAGCGTGCTATCTGCTCCTGTTGCGCGTCATCGCCTCCAAAAACACCAACACATCGAGCGCCAAAAGACGCGCCAAAGTTACCAAGTCTGTCACCATCGTGGTCTtatcctttttcctctgctggCTGCCCAACCAGGCGCTTACAGCCTGGGGAATCCTCATCAAACTCAACGTGGTTCATTTCACTTATGAGTACTACACCACGCAGGTGTATGTCTTCCCCGTGTCCGTGTGCCTGGCGCACTCCAACAGCTGCCTGAACCCCATCCTGTACTGCCTGATGAGGCGGGAGTTCAGGAAAGCGCTGAAAAAACTCTTCTGGCGGATGACTTCGCCGACTCTGACCGCCATAAGGCCGATCACAGCCAGCACAAAACCAGAGATGGACGAGCAAGGGCGCGTCCTGGTCCCCGTCAGCGCCCCCGAGTTGCCCGCTGTGGTGTTTTATCCTCCGGGGGCTGTTATGTAGAAAGACGAAACCTGCCTCAAAACAGCACTTTATAGCTTAAAGTGCCACGGAGAAGGTTTTAAATCCTCTGTGTCTACATGAATTGCACTATTTCTATTTAATTCAGGTCGTGTATTATCATGAAAGCTGTATCTCAAATTGGATCTGCATTTAAAGGCGAGAAAATAAGAAATTGCCAAATACTGTGCCACCTCTACATGCCAGTTCATCACACTGATACCTGTCAGTGATCAGTAATGACTTATGCTTGTCCGCAGAAATGTTACTCTGGCCACTTCACATGTGTCTGTGATTTTGTAATTTGCTGCTCTTTGTGATGAACGAGGCAGAGACgtttatgttgtgtgttaaGGAAGAAGAGAAGTAATTTTATGAGAGTATATTTTGAATGTGCTGCGTCTGTccagaaatatttttaatgtgcaaGTAAAGTGCATCTACAATATGTGAGACAATATCAtggtttttctctttgttcagGATAAGAAAGTGCAGAAAACACTCGAGTGCTCTTACTGCACTTTCATTCAGTTTAATAGCAACCCCTGGCCTCATGTCCAATGatttacacacattaaaaaagacTGTTGAGGTATCTGAATCAGTACCAGGAGAGACAAAGTTGGACCCCTGCATCCTCATTATAAAGATCATCCTGTGTCATAATCCTGCAGCATATGGTTTGAATATCCTCTCAATAACCTTTCATTTACACTAATTCTCTCATAATCAATACAGAACTCccttaaatgtattaattaacaGAGTTATTGTAAGAATACATTAattctaaatatttttataaataaataaatcttttattttgccattaatgtacagtaaatgttgcTGTGTGCAGAAAGTCAGAAGGGTTATCTCCTCTCACTGATGTTTACATATATTTAGGGCCATTTGCAGAAACATATTATATCATACTATTTCTTCCCTGCCAGTATCATCCCTTCAAGAATACAAttgaacagcagcaacagcagcataGATGGATGATACTGCCAATTCATGGCACCCACAATCAGTTAAAGGaaatgttcacagtttttcaagtctgtcctaaaacaacagtcaggtgcccaaataaaaactgacacatgtttttcctgttgttaTCATTTCTCTTGTTCatgctgaccattagaagatcccttcataatgcacttacagtgtaagtgatgggggacaaaatccacagtcctccttgtgcgcaacatttttttcccccccaaagaTTAGGAGgctccaaattagtcaaatcaaatcgATTTCTTTCAaagtaacagttttttttagagccaaagtccttctttttgttatgatccttccactaaagctgaacaggaaaacactgtcaagacacaaagagggattttttttccataaagactgtaactgtggaagatatccatttgatatgactaactcagactgctgaagcttcatataagcttcagataaacgtttGTCCCCCATCGCTTACATCATAAGCCTCTTGtgaaggggatcttctaatggtcagtatgaacaggaggaatgatcacagcaagaaaaacctgtttctaTGTTAATTTGGGTACCTGACAGTtgtgaaactatcctttaatGCAGTGTAGCTGAAGGAGGGTGTCGTCATGGATAGATGGAAGTTTTTTTAATTGGGACTCTCTGAGGATTAATAGACAGTTTAATTCCCTTATTCAACAGAAAGTGCAGGATTCAATTAAGCAATGCTGTCTAAAAACATCTCACGAAGCTCATTTTACTGGTATCTCTTACATCtcaaagctgtgtgtgtgtgtgtgtgtgttgcagcagtCTTGCAAACCCACTCTAACAAATAACACTCATGAGATAAATaacatattgatttttttaaattaagcaGCTAAAAGCAAAGAGACTAATTAATGCACATATCAACAGGCTAATCTAattagaaataaatgaaaaatggcTGCAGGACCTAGGTATTAAATTGGTACACCAGAGCAATCTGACATGTGGATATTGAATTTATCACccacagtgcacacacacacacacacacacacacacacacacacacatacacgcatttCATCTGTCAGTAAAATTCcttttgagggaaaaaaaattaataaaatcatGATTAGAAATTCAAATGTACCAGCGTGTATTCCTCAAGAGACAAGCTGACATCTTCATTTATCCCCTGCAGCGCTGATGAAGACCCTTTGATGATTTTGAATGTCTAAGAAAAGGATTTTCATTCAGaatacagtttttgttgtgtaCCActattgcatttttttaaaaaaaacaatttacatatgaaaacaacatttgaaagCCCAAGATTCACAATGATAGAAATCTGAAACCTGTAAAGTTTTGGCAGAAATTTTCTTCAGCTGCATCTTCTGTAGATGTCAGTATATTACAAGTGAGTAACAGACAAGAGTGAAAACAAGCTCTGAAAACGGAGCAAGCTATTGATCTGATTCCCTTACAATGCCTGCAGGCAGAAACAGATTTATAATGAGGAGCAACAAAGGATCACTTATGTTATTCACTGTGATCCAGCGAAAAAATTAAATGGCTGAAAAATGATGGAGGCCATTGGCCACTACACTcagcttttttttcacattacattacattaacttTTCCATAAGttcaattacctcattaaaactTTTctaaatgacatctactccttctccctcaaaGAACTGAATACAAGACAcactcagtgtttgtgcactggaagcttcacgtttccacatcacattaaCTTGAATACTGGCCtacgattggctccaaattagttgtgatggCACAAATCATGCTCTTGAATACaccccttaaactcagatttaaggtgagcacagagaaactttcccccttcagcagatgaatatgaaaacagctttctagtgtcaaactctgcatatatgtcattctgtacagtgaagttcaaacaaTGAAGGAACGATTagcaagaacatttttttaagtgGAAGGGGACGTTAGTGGGGACACAACGTTTTTACACTTGTTATATTTTAGTGGGTTCTGAAATTTCAAAGTTTCTGTTCTACTTTGGCATTTTGGTGGAACTTTCTTTGCAGGTTCCTTTAATGGCATGGTGTTACCCTTAGACAACAAAGCACCTTTTTGGACCTCACACCGCCcctatacatttttaataaaaaaaaaaaacaataaacatatatATGATATCACAAGACATGTCTGTGTCCAATGAAATGAGGGTCTGAAGTAAGTATGACCTTTTGTCTGGGGATGGAGTCTTTTCAGGAAGCAGATGAATATtactttttaacatgtttaaattcaaataattttacataaaaatatatgcATATGAATGAGAATGTAAAGATGGGTATATTTGattgacatattttgtttttatttatatactaaaacattgttttttcatttgttgctTCAGGGCAACACTGTGCAGTTAGACCACTCTTGTTAAGGCAATATCATGCATAGAGATGTGCTGGGATGCAGAGTTAGTTACTTTATTATCTACAAACTGGATCCCAGGATGAGGTTTGAGACACAGTTAGGAGGTCAGGGGTCCGTCAGTAAAGTAACGGTAAATGGCTgcttatatagcacttttatcTAAAGCGCTTtataatgtttctgctgctcagtctctctctctcgctctctcacacacacacacatgttttgaCATTAAAGCTTCATATTGTGATTGACTGAAACCATCTCTGGTtgatatttgtgaaaatgcttgttttttccTTATTCCACTTATTCCACAAAaccttgttgtttcattaccCTGGTAGCACATTGTTGCCCTGAGGCAACAAACCAATAACAGGTGGGAAGGGGAGCGGGGGCTGTAGGGGTGGATCTTATGATGGATATATTATCAGGGACTCCCAAGCTCCaccaagaaataaaaaatgatgctaCAGAGGGTTAAATAGTAAATTTGTCTGTATTATTTCTGCCCACAAGACTATTAGGAACTTACATATTCTacttacatatttacatacCCAAATTTTGGGgataatcaaactttatttaacctCCACTGATTGTTTGAAACAGTGGTGTGCAACCTTTTTtacttgtgaccccttaaaataaagctACGATATGTCTTCTTCATAACTTCATAACAAGTCGCAAAGGTTGCTGTGTGGTTGCCTGTTCAATCAAAGAGATTTTTTCCCTCTCAggttgtttcattttaaaaaatctacagGCTTAAAGACATCATTATGTACAGCAGAAATATATCAATCCTATATAGTCAAAAGATATATGTGATTTATCTTGAAGCTCTCatgtcataaaaaaagaaaaccccaTTATGAAAACAGCATGTGACCCTTAAAGGAATATTAGAGCCAGGCTCGCTTTTTACCCctctttacattttctttgtgctaagctaagataaccGGTTGTTGGCTCTAACTTAATATTTAACCAACAGATGAGAATGGTATCAATAGTCTCATCTAAcccttttttttgtgaataagcatatttatt from Thunnus albacares chromosome 18, fThuAlb1.1, whole genome shotgun sequence encodes:
- the rxfp3 gene encoding relaxin-3 receptor 1, encoding MSGELTDTNCEGSAGTVYAASVNFSCIFSTTNRSYGDDFHLSDFDKTDVVGDGAAVVRIVISVIYSLVCALGLVGNLLVLYLMKSKQVWKKSSINLFVTSLAVTDFQFVLTLPFWAVENALDFTWLFGKAMCKIVSYVTAMNMYASVFFLTAMSVARYWSLASALKGRRRRPPCCSARCITVFIWFAAVSAALPHAVFSTTVTVSNEDLCLVKFPETNGTAQFWLGLYHSQKVLLGFVVPLGIISACYLLLLRVIASKNTNTSSAKRRAKVTKSVTIVVLSFFLCWLPNQALTAWGILIKLNVVHFTYEYYTTQVYVFPVSVCLAHSNSCLNPILYCLMRREFRKALKKLFWRMTSPTLTAIRPITASTKPEMDEQGRVLVPVSAPELPAVVFYPPGAVM